One Corynebacterium matruchotii genomic window, GTTTTTATCGGCATTGACCGCGGCAGTCCAGGTGATGAGCTCACGGTATACTCGGTCGCCAACAAGTTCGTTGACAAAACGGGGAGCCCAGATCGGGGCGCGATCATCAAGCACTCGGGTGATGAAGTCTTCTGAGGTGAGCGCTTTTTTATGCATCCAGGCGACAAATTGATCGACTAAGGGTTCAATTTGGCCACCATCGGCAAGTTTTTGCAAGACTCGACCTAGTGGTGGCCCCCATTCCGGTTTGGAGAGTTTATCGATGAGTGAGGCTCGGATAACGGCTTCTGCATCTTTAGGATCAAGAGCGTTAACGGCATTGGCTACAAATTTACCTACTTCCCTGGATACTTTTTCCGCATTATCTGGTTCAACAAGCCATTTGGCAATACGCTCCGGCACTTCGGCCTTAGAAACTTTTTCGGTAATGAGTTCCGCATTGAGGAAGTTCTCACCCACAAAACCGCTGAGTGCTTCACCAACTTGGTCCTTTTTGCGCCGGATAATAGCTGTGTGGGGTATTTTTAGGCCCAGGGGGTAACGGAAGAGTGCGGTCACTGCGAACCAGTCGGCCAGGCCACCAACCATTCCAGCTTCGGCAGCAGCACGAACAAAACCAACCCAAGCACCAGTGTGTCCTTGTGCCTCCCACCAACGACATCCGAAAAATATGACAGCGGCAATAAGCAGCAATCCGGTGGCTAACGCCTTATACCGTCGTAGTTCAGTACGTCTGAGTGCCTCCATTTCTGGTGAGGGGCCAGGCACTGCTAACCGTTGTGTGGCGGTGATTACGGGTTTTTCCATATTTGCTATTATCCCTGTTTTTATTTGTCGATGCTGATTTCAGTAAGGTCCTTTTGAACATCGCATGTCTGCCTATATCCGGCATGAACCATCTTGAATGTCGAAAACCCCGCCGAAGCGGGGTTTTCTAGATGTAAACGCTTGGTTAGTTTACGCGACCAGTTTCAGCGCGATACTGGTAGTAATAACGACGACCATACTGAATGAGGCCAAAACCACCAACTAACAAAATCGCAGCTAGTACCAAGCCAATAATCAAATACGTGGATGCATAATCACTGATATGATACACCGAACTGGCTGCCCCAAATATTGTCAGCCCGATCGCCGCCAATGACGACAGGACAAGGCCCATGCCAACCCATGTGCTGGTGCGTAGCAGGGAAGAATGCGGAGCCATCAGGCTTGATGGATCATAACCATCAATGTAGTTCATGCGGCTAGAAACCTGGCCGTCGAAGACCGGGTACTCAGCCATCTGGTTTTCGGCTGACATGGACGTGCCTTTCTTTCTGAAGTTTTAAGCAGTGTGAGTTAAATGCGAAAAATCGAGGTATTAATCAAGAGATTATGTTATCAGTCTAGCAATGCCTGACCAAAGTTCAGGCATTACTTTCTGATATTGTTACCAAGACTACTTTCACGAGCTCATAAGCACTTATGCGTCTACGCATCCTTGGCGGTAAAGAACGCACGAGCCCGTTCTTTGTTCACCGCAGCCACTGCACTCAATGGGATACCTGCAGGGCAGACATCGGCACATTCACCGTAGAGGGTGCAGTGGCCAAAGTTGGTTTCCAACTCGTCGATCATCTTACGAGCACGGCGACCGCGTTCTTCTTTACCCAAGGGCATGAGTGACAGGTGGACCAGCTTGGCACCAGTAAACAGGTGGGCGGCACCATTGGGGCACGCGGCCACACAGGCACCGCAACCAATGCATGCAGCATGGTCAAGGGCAAGCTCTGCCGTTTGGTGATTCATGTGCAGAGTGTCGGCGTCGGGAGCGGTACCCGAGTTCACGGACACATAACCACCTTGCTGCATCACTCGGTCCAGGGCAGACCGGTCGACCACCATGTCTTTGATCACGGGGAATGCAGCGGAACGGAATGGTTCGATCTTAAGGGTAGAACCATCTTTGACGTTGAGTAGCCGCTGTTGGCAAGCTGGCTGGTTTTGTTCCAGACCATGAGGACGGCCATTGACCAGGAGCCCGCAGGTACCACAAATACCTTCACGGCAGTCAGATGCGAATGCGAAAGGTTCCTTTCCTTCTTCGATCAACCCAGAGTTAACGTGATCCAAGAGTTCGAGGATGGACATTTGAGCAACTGCGTCTTCAACGGTGACGTATTCGAAGTGTCCCTCGTGATACGGACCGGCCTGACGCCAGATTTCAAGATGGAGTTTCATTACTTGTAGTTCCTTGTCATCAGAGGGATGGCTTCGAAGGTGAGCGGCTCGGCATGACGAATGAACTCGCCTTCGTTCTTACCTGCTTCCCAGGCAGAGACGAAGCACCAATGTTCATCGTCGCGCTCGGCTTCGCCTTCTGGTGAGAGGTGGTCGTCCCGGAAGTGCGCGCCACAGGACTCATCCCGGTCAAGGGCATCAATACACATGAGTTCACCCAGGTCAATGTAGTCTGCGACACGGGCAGCATATTCCAGCACCTGGTTCATTTCGTCTTGCGAACCAGGGATACGCAGGTTGGACCAGAATTCTTTGCGTAGTGCCCGAATCTTTTCGATACCTGACTTGAGGTCTTCGATGTTACGTGCCACACCGCAAGAGAAATACAGGATTTCACCCAATTGGCGATGATAGTACTCGGGGCCGTGTGGATCACTGCCCTTAATGTTCATCAACCGGTCAATACGGGCTTGAGCGCGGTCCAGAGCAACCTGAACAGCAGGTGCGTCTTCAGCAAGTGGTGGCTCATTAAGGTGATGAGCCAGGAAGTTGGGGATAGTGAACGGCAGAGTGAACCAGCCATCCACAGATGCCGACAACAACGAGTTTGCGCCAAGACGGTTAGCACCATGGTATGTCCAGGAGCACTCACCGGCGGCAAACAAGCCAGAAATTGAGGTCATTTCGTTGAAGTCAGTCCACAGGCCACCCATGGTGAAGTGGCAGGTGGGGGCAATGCGCATGGGAGTGGTGTAGGGGTTTTCGCCAATGGCTTCTTCATACATTTCGAAGAGGTTGGAGTACCGTTCCCGAATGGTGTCTTGTCCCAATCGTTCAATAGCGTCACGGAAGTCGAGGTAGGCTGCGTTATGCAGCGGCCCGACCCCGAGACCTTTGTTGATTTGTTGGGAGATAGCACGAGAAGCCACGTCACGGGGCACCAGGTTACCGAATGCCGGATAGCGCCGCTCCAGGAAGTAGTCGCGTTCCTCTTCGGGGATGGTGTTGGGGTCACGATCGTCTTTGGGTTTGATGGGTGACCACACTCGACCGTCGTTACGCAACGACTCCGACATCAGAATGGTTTTGGATTGCCATTCAGAATTCACCGGCAAACCGGTGGGATGGAATTGGATAAATGAAGGAGATGCTAAATATGCCCCGGCTTCAAATGCTCGCATCATAGCACCAGCGTTAGAGTTCTTCGCCAGCGTAGACATATGGAACACATTGCCATAGCCGCCAGTACCAAGAATGACCGCATGGCCAGTGTGGGCTGTAAGTTCACCGTTGATGAGGTTACGCATCACCACGCCTTCGCAGCGTTTCTCACCATCAGTTTCTGTGATAATCAAATCCACCATTTCGTTGTGAGTGAAGATTTCCACAGTTCCCAAGTGGATTTGGCGTTGCAGGGCTG contains:
- a CDS encoding DUF445 domain-containing protein, whose translation is MEALRRTELRRYKALATGLLLIAAVIFFGCRWWEAQGHTGAWVGFVRAAAEAGMVGGLADWFAVTALFRYPLGLKIPHTAIIRRKKDQVGEALSGFVGENFLNAELITEKVSKAEVPERIAKWLVEPDNAEKVSREVGKFVANAVNALDPKDAEAVIRASLIDKLSKPEWGPPLGRVLQKLADGGQIEPLVDQFVAWMHKKALTSEDFITRVLDDRAPIWAPRFVNELVGDRVYRELITWTAAVNADKNHEARHAIRRFINQFIDDLQHDPTMIARVEEIKTDIMNSSAVHDAAGTLWNSARDGLISAARDDQSVLRRKIVELSMTWGEKLQTDDELRYSVDQRITGAAAFLADNYADEVTSIISETIERWDADEASDKIELMVGKDLQYIRLNGTIVGALAGLAIYTVSYLLFTISPL
- a CDS encoding succinate dehydrogenase/fumarate reductase iron-sulfur subunit; this encodes MKLHLEIWRQAGPYHEGHFEYVTVEDAVAQMSILELLDHVNSGLIEEGKEPFAFASDCREGICGTCGLLVNGRPHGLEQNQPACQQRLLNVKDGSTLKIEPFRSAAFPVIKDMVVDRSALDRVMQQGGYVSVNSGTAPDADTLHMNHQTAELALDHAACIGCGACVAACPNGAAHLFTGAKLVHLSLMPLGKEERGRRARKMIDELETNFGHCTLYGECADVCPAGIPLSAVAAVNKERARAFFTAKDA
- a CDS encoding fumarate reductase/succinate dehydrogenase flavoprotein subunit, with translation MSTHSETVTRPEFQHPASIVPGVVPGTILESHEPKGVPTKEMWQYHKDHMELVSPLNRRKFKVLVVGTGLAAGAAAAALGELGYTVKAFTYHDAPRRAHSIAAQGGVNSARGKKVDNDGAYRHVKDTVKGGDYRCRESDCWRLAYESVRVIDHMNAIGAPFAREYGGALATRSFGGVQVSRTYYTRGQTGQQLQLSTASALQRQIHLGTVEIFTHNEMVDLIITETDGEKRCEGVVMRNLINGELTAHTGHAVILGTGGYGNVFHMSTLAKNSNAGAMMRAFEAGAYLASPSFIQFHPTGLPVNSEWQSKTILMSESLRNDGRVWSPIKPKDDRDPNTIPEEERDYFLERRYPAFGNLVPRDVASRAISQQINKGLGVGPLHNAAYLDFRDAIERLGQDTIRERYSNLFEMYEEAIGENPYTTPMRIAPTCHFTMGGLWTDFNEMTSISGLFAAGECSWTYHGANRLGANSLLSASVDGWFTLPFTIPNFLAHHLNEPPLAEDAPAVQVALDRAQARIDRLMNIKGSDPHGPEYYHRQLGEILYFSCGVARNIEDLKSGIEKIRALRKEFWSNLRIPGSQDEMNQVLEYAARVADYIDLGELMCIDALDRDESCGAHFRDDHLSPEGEAERDDEHWCFVSAWEAGKNEGEFIRHAEPLTFEAIPLMTRNYK